In one window of Gossypium hirsutum isolate 1008001.06 chromosome A01, Gossypium_hirsutum_v2.1, whole genome shotgun sequence DNA:
- the LOC107922109 gene encoding calcium-binding and coiled-coil domain-containing protein 2 isoform X2 gives MDEFFQAISWEEPHPSQKFPSESCSDADEDNWRSACPSLQPWDPGSLLYSNWAQSHNQPGISSGGVVPNQISNHSPSLKELTNNHSILKRNLSSVSGSERALRKKRIDQAYRERCKNHKMEMQSNVENLKEENDSLKKENTSLLKDYSLMNGTLRDQEKEIEQLRNDLLQLKREHEKQNVLVLTLSGFLADQMRLENEKLKDENASLRKNANPNCNLPQLAEENAKLRIENKVLKVQNDALCGKIISDDDKKREQERGNHIGVTSVVQ, from the exons ATGGACGAATTTTTTCAGGCAATTTCGTGGGAGGAGCCTCATCCCTCTCAGAAGTTCCCCAGCGAAAGCTGCTCTGATGCTGATGAAGAT AATTGGAGATCAGCTTGTCCGTCGCTACAACCATGGGATCCTGGATCTTTACTGTACTCCAACTGGGCTCAGAGCCATAATCAGCCTGGAATAAGCAGTGGAGGAGTTGTCCCAAACCAGATCAGTAATCATTCTCCAAGCCTAAAGGAACTTACTAATAATCATTCTATTTTGAAAAGGAACCTATCAAGCGTATCTGGATCAGAACGAGCTCTAAGGAAAAAGAGAATTGATCAGGCATATCGGGAAAGATGTAAG AATCACAAAATGGAAATGCAATCGAATGTGGAGAACCTTAAAGAAGAAAATGATTCTTTAAAGAAAGAGAATACGTCCTTACTAAAGGATTATTCTTTAATGAATGGAACTTTGAGAGAtcaagaaaaagagattgaacagTTGAGGAATGATCTTCTTCAGCTTAAGCGCGAGCATGAGAAGCAAAATGTTCTTGTGCTAACACTTTCAGGGTTTTTA GCTGATCAAATGAGGCTTGAAAACGAGAAGCTAAAAGATGAAAATGCATCATTGAGGAAGAATGCCAATCCTAATTGTAACTTACCACAGCTTGCAGAGGAGAATGCAAAATTAAGAATTGAAAATAAAGTACTCAAGGTGCAGAATGATGCTTTATGTGGGAAGATTATCAGTGACGATGACAAGAAGCGTGAACAAGAACG GGGTAATCATATAGGAGTTACTTCGGTGGTGCAGTGA
- the LOC107922109 gene encoding calcium-binding and coiled-coil domain-containing protein 2 isoform X1 → MDEFFQAISWEEPHPSQKFPSESCSDADEDVIKSKVFFSQNWRSACPSLQPWDPGSLLYSNWAQSHNQPGISSGGVVPNQISNHSPSLKELTNNHSILKRNLSSVSGSERALRKKRIDQAYRERCKNHKMEMQSNVENLKEENDSLKKENTSLLKDYSLMNGTLRDQEKEIEQLRNDLLQLKREHEKQNVLVLTLSGFLADQMRLENEKLKDENASLRKNANPNCNLPQLAEENAKLRIENKVLKVQNDALCGKIISDDDKKREQERGNHIGVTSVVQ, encoded by the exons ATGGACGAATTTTTTCAGGCAATTTCGTGGGAGGAGCCTCATCCCTCTCAGAAGTTCCCCAGCGAAAGCTGCTCTGATGCTGATGAAGAT GTGATCAAGTCTAAGGTTTTTTTTTCCCAGAATTGGAGATCAGCTTGTCCGTCGCTACAACCATGGGATCCTGGATCTTTACTGTACTCCAACTGGGCTCAGAGCCATAATCAGCCTGGAATAAGCAGTGGAGGAGTTGTCCCAAACCAGATCAGTAATCATTCTCCAAGCCTAAAGGAACTTACTAATAATCATTCTATTTTGAAAAGGAACCTATCAAGCGTATCTGGATCAGAACGAGCTCTAAGGAAAAAGAGAATTGATCAGGCATATCGGGAAAGATGTAAG AATCACAAAATGGAAATGCAATCGAATGTGGAGAACCTTAAAGAAGAAAATGATTCTTTAAAGAAAGAGAATACGTCCTTACTAAAGGATTATTCTTTAATGAATGGAACTTTGAGAGAtcaagaaaaagagattgaacagTTGAGGAATGATCTTCTTCAGCTTAAGCGCGAGCATGAGAAGCAAAATGTTCTTGTGCTAACACTTTCAGGGTTTTTA GCTGATCAAATGAGGCTTGAAAACGAGAAGCTAAAAGATGAAAATGCATCATTGAGGAAGAATGCCAATCCTAATTGTAACTTACCACAGCTTGCAGAGGAGAATGCAAAATTAAGAATTGAAAATAAAGTACTCAAGGTGCAGAATGATGCTTTATGTGGGAAGATTATCAGTGACGATGACAAGAAGCGTGAACAAGAACG GGGTAATCATATAGGAGTTACTTCGGTGGTGCAGTGA
- the LOC107922109 gene encoding calcium-binding and coiled-coil domain-containing protein 2 isoform X3, which yields MDEFFQAISWEEPHPSQKFPSESCSDADEDNWRSACPSLQPWDPGSLLYSNWAQSHNQPGISSGGVVPNQISNHSPSLKELTNNHSILKRNLSSVSGSERALRKKRIDQAYRERCKNHKMEMQSNVENLKEENDSLKKENTSLLKDYSLMNGTLRDQEKEIEQLRNDLLQLKREHEKQNVLVLTLSGFLADQMRLENEKLKDENASLRKNANPNCNLPQLAEENAKLRIENKVLKVQNDALCGKIISDDDKKREQER from the exons ATGGACGAATTTTTTCAGGCAATTTCGTGGGAGGAGCCTCATCCCTCTCAGAAGTTCCCCAGCGAAAGCTGCTCTGATGCTGATGAAGAT AATTGGAGATCAGCTTGTCCGTCGCTACAACCATGGGATCCTGGATCTTTACTGTACTCCAACTGGGCTCAGAGCCATAATCAGCCTGGAATAAGCAGTGGAGGAGTTGTCCCAAACCAGATCAGTAATCATTCTCCAAGCCTAAAGGAACTTACTAATAATCATTCTATTTTGAAAAGGAACCTATCAAGCGTATCTGGATCAGAACGAGCTCTAAGGAAAAAGAGAATTGATCAGGCATATCGGGAAAGATGTAAG AATCACAAAATGGAAATGCAATCGAATGTGGAGAACCTTAAAGAAGAAAATGATTCTTTAAAGAAAGAGAATACGTCCTTACTAAAGGATTATTCTTTAATGAATGGAACTTTGAGAGAtcaagaaaaagagattgaacagTTGAGGAATGATCTTCTTCAGCTTAAGCGCGAGCATGAGAAGCAAAATGTTCTTGTGCTAACACTTTCAGGGTTTTTA GCTGATCAAATGAGGCTTGAAAACGAGAAGCTAAAAGATGAAAATGCATCATTGAGGAAGAATGCCAATCCTAATTGTAACTTACCACAGCTTGCAGAGGAGAATGCAAAATTAAGAATTGAAAATAAAGTACTCAAGGTGCAGAATGATGCTTTATGTGGGAAGATTATCAGTGACGATGACAAGAAGCGTGAACAAGAACGGTAA